The Dokdonella koreensis DS-123 genome has a segment encoding these proteins:
- a CDS encoding enoyl-CoA hydratase-related protein: protein MPAAIQIDRRGSAAYLVLDRPGVHNAFDAALIAELTAALKSLDADPAVRAVVVTGAGATFSAGADLNWMRSMAAADEAENRADSLRLAQLMRTLNFLSKPTIARVNGSAYGGGVGLVACCDIAVGVESAKFSLSEAKLGLVPAVISPYVSAAIGVRQARRYFASAEVFDAAEAARIGLLHECVAAEALDATVERLLHMLGKCGPIAQDEAKRLALRVAGITRDGAEQADRENAALIARLRVSAEGQEGLTAFLDKRAPAWAGRE, encoded by the coding sequence ATGCCGGCAGCGATACAGATCGATCGACGCGGTTCGGCCGCCTACCTCGTCCTCGACCGCCCCGGCGTGCACAACGCGTTCGATGCCGCGCTGATCGCCGAGCTGACCGCCGCGCTCAAGTCGCTCGATGCCGACCCGGCCGTACGCGCGGTGGTGGTGACCGGTGCCGGCGCTACCTTTTCCGCCGGCGCCGACCTCAACTGGATGCGCAGCATGGCGGCCGCCGACGAGGCCGAGAACCGTGCCGATTCGCTGCGCCTGGCGCAGCTGATGCGCACGCTCAACTTCCTGTCCAAGCCGACGATCGCGCGCGTCAACGGCTCGGCCTACGGCGGCGGCGTCGGGCTGGTCGCCTGCTGCGACATCGCGGTCGGTGTCGAATCGGCCAAGTTCTCGCTGTCCGAAGCCAAACTCGGGCTGGTTCCGGCGGTCATTTCTCCGTACGTATCGGCCGCCATCGGCGTTCGCCAGGCGCGGCGCTATTTCGCCAGCGCCGAGGTGTTCGACGCCGCCGAGGCCGCACGGATCGGCCTGCTGCACGAGTGCGTCGCCGCCGAGGCGCTCGACGCCACCGTGGAGCGCCTGTTGCACATGCTCGGCAAGTGCGGCCCGATCGCCCAGGACGAAGCCAAGCGGCTGGCGCTGCGGGTGGCCGGCATCACGCGTGACGGCGCCGAGCAGGCCGATCGCGAGAACGCCGCGCTGATCGCCCGGCTGCGCGTCTCGGCCGAGGGCCAGGAGGGCCTGACCGCGTTCCTCGACAAGCGTGCCCCGGCCTGGGCCGGCCGGGAGTGA